The sequence TGTGAGACATAAATTTTGTTGCATTCATTAAAATTTTTGTTGGTCAATGAATTCTTAAGGGTAAAAAGAACAAAATTGTGTtaagcacaagtgaatttaagtaattctaactaaaaataaattttagtcaaacatatgaactatagagattcattatagctatattatatatgggccacaaattttctaattggaTTTGTCTACTAAATGTCTATTCTATACTaatttgggtctaattaccaaaaaaaaagaaaattgaaaaaattgatatTTCAACAACTCttgctcttataaataatattttttttgaaatgtaaaaataaaaataaatgcataagagaaaagagtctatgtctaaatgatataattcttttcaaatttagataaataattaagaaaaaaggttcATGCCAAATAAAAAGTTATATTTCaatacacaacttttcaaatttattgaaaaatatatatacttaaaaatagtaaaaaatatatttttgcactaaagtttcaagttatcaatatacacaaaaaaagaaaaagagaaaaaaaaggtaaaatttactatataaagtgtgacaccttgtgtaacttcaatttcaacattttattgaCAACTGAATTATAGTATAATTTACTTtgtaagaaagtatattcaaataattttttaatttttttttaaattacaaacataagatacacaataaaaatatatattttattagtttccatcatttcaaaattcaaaacatatatttcactttctattgattcaatttaaaaagttgaatcaaaattggtcattttctttataaaagtATGAAACAGTTTTGTGTTTTTACCCTTAAAATTCTCTCGCAAGCTTGTTGGAGTGGGAATCATTGATCTCTTTTGCATTCTAACCATCTTGATTTTTGGTAGGGGTAGTAACAAGGAGTACAAAGGTGGAATAAgacatttgatttttttggttattGCAATCGATGAAGAGTCCAAACTAGGGTTTTTGGTGTGTAGGAATACGAGAGAGGTAAGTTATGTTTGAATCCTTGTTTCTCTTTATCATGCTTTATAAACATATGTTGTATGTTTAAAGAAAAAGTAGACCTAAAACAATAGTCTTCTAGTCCATTATGTAACTTGTTTAAGAGGATCTTAAATCAAGACTACATCTTTTCCCTCCACCTATGGATAATGGAGGCTTAAATCCTATGTCCATTAAGAATTTGTAATTTTTAGTTTATATTATATTACTTGAATTCATTTTGAAGTCTTCAATTGAAGGGCCACTTGGACAATCGAATAGATTGCATTTATTATGTTTAATACATTTTCAATTAAATTGATGATTGAATAAGAGATTTTAAAAtgtgatttttttaatatatttttttattgtggTAATATAGATGCTTAAGGACAAAATTATTCTTGGGCTTGATATGATTTGGATTGCTAAGTTATAACCCACATAACCTGTCCTTTTTACCAAGCCTTCATACTTATAAAATCATAAGAATGTTAAAATACTGGGATCAATTCGCTTAGAGAGAAGGCGCAATAAGGGCAGCATGGTGAAGTTGAAAATCATGTACTATGTGCAAGGCAGATTTTACATTGCTCATCATGGCACTCATAGTGGGATGCGGCCGGGTGGATCACACCTAATTCGTGAACGATGTGGTTAAACTATTTCTTATCTCATAAACACAACTCAGCTTTCATATTCCAATCACACTTTGACTAATATAGTTGGTGATTGTAATACAAAACGTGCATAAAACAGCTCTTAGTGTCTTCCTTCTTTTATTGACTGCAATCATTTATAACGAAAATTCTACGAGCAATTAACTATAGCTACGACTGGTTGTGTCTTCAGCTTTATTGAGATAGGCGAATCAGACAATGCCTCATAAATCCCACTAAATTATTCGTGTTTTCACTTTGAAACAACCACCATAGATGGAAGAAACATCAAATAAAAAAACTCTACTTATTCATCCAAGTTCACTGCATCTCTTATATTAGTCCGAAAAGTATTTTAGTGACTGGCGTTTCTCTGTCATGGATATTTTCTTCACACCAAAGATTAATGCAGCTCTAATAAGAGATCAGCAAATGTGTTCTCAAAAGAACTGGATTGGTAACCATGGaaaactccttccttctgagaggtTTTCCGATTATAAATTATTCTGATATGCAATATAAATATTTTACTTTCAAGAGAATCCAGTCATAAGATATTTACCAACAATTTTCTTTgacaattaaattctatttctccttatatctcttttaTTCAACAAATTATTTTTATATCCTACACAAATTAATCAACAAGACCCAAATTATTTCCAAAGCTCCAGCATTTACAAACTATTCCTCGTCTATTACAAAGAATGGATTCATCTaacgaatacccacaagctgcacGCTTACAACTGACAATCAATTTAATCGACCAAAACTTTCTTCCTTAGCTGTAATGCCGCTTCCAGAACCTTATCAAAAGAGGGAAGGACTTTCTTGACACTGTCCCTTTCAATACACCTCTTAACCCATGCATCAAGCAATGGATATTCACTTTCAAATGGTATCTTGAAACTCCCAATAGTTTCATAAACATGGAACCAAGAAGCATAGGGAATGAAGACAATATCTAAGAACCCAAAATCCTTTCCATTGAAGAAAGGTAGGGACCCCTCTGCCGACATCTCTTTCAATGCACCTTCTAAAAGCTGAAGTCTCTCCAACAGGTTACGCTTGCCCTGCTCCTGAGCCTCACCTTTCGACTTCAGTATAGGAGCTACTGACTCATAAAACTACAATCACAGAAGTTTTTTTGTTAGACAATGATCCCATGGAATAGATGACACAAAATTCTAAGGAAACCAAGCAAAAGCTCAACAAGTAAAAAGCTCAATAAATAACTTAAATTTTTATACCAAATAAAACAGTGAAAACCCTTACCTTATTCGCGAAATCGGCCCAAAAGCGGGCAGTGGCACGCTCATATGGCATGGAGGGTAAAAACTGATTAAAATTCCAAACCTCATCAATGTACTGAAGAATTATAAGGGACTCGCATATAGGCTTCCCATTGTGGATCAATACAGGTACTTTCTTGTGAACAGGATTCATTTGCAGGAGGAGGTCGCTCTTCTTAATCATCAGATCCTCCTCCTGGTATTCATATTTCACGCCTTTCTCTTCTAGACCTATCAAGACAGACATGCCAAAGGGACTGACCTTTGTACTCATTACCTTCACTTTCCCCATCTCAAACACACCCAAAACTCAAAGTTCAACAGCTGTAGATAATCTCACACAAATTAAAGTTTAAACAACTGTAGATAATCACAGACAAAACCCAAAATTCAAACAACTATAAATTTTATTGTTGATCTTATAATAAAATGGAATGGAGTGCAGGAAGATATGTACATAAAGAAATCCAATGGCGGTAAAGATACAGAAGTGGGAGTAGGTACATGAGAGTCCTCACTACTGCTCGCGCAAGTTGTTGTGCTGACGTAGGCAGTTATGTAAGATGAGAAGTGCCGTggtcattttggtttcctgaaagGAAAGATGGTCAAATTGGGTAGGTGATTAGGAATATTAACCTGCCGTTTCATTCATACAGATTTATGGGTAGCAAAAGGTTAAGCTGCTATCTCGTTGAACAAGGCACGTAGATTTTACTCTTCACTTCATTATGATTGAAAGCATGGGAAGATTATGTAGAAGTTTAAGACGACTtggtatttattattattattagttcaTGTTGATCTTGAGGTTGGAATATAAATGGGTCGGTTTGGTATTTAGAAAGTAAAAAAGAATTAGTTTGAAGGTATAGAATAAAAGTAATTGACCATATGTTTAAATGTATAtctttatgaaatttattttaatattatgtaAATTTATTATTCTATTAGATAATAGTTTTATATAGTATTATTAATATGATGCATGTTATTTATTATTGatagaatattttttaatttattttgattataatAAAAGTTGGTAGGGAAATCAACTAGCTTGGTATTATTATTGATACAATTATTTTATATAGTTTTACTAAATAATAGATTTGAATAGTGTTATTAGTCAACTATTTATTATTGATGGAatcttttatatatttaatttggttatgatattttttatttatttatattaaaatcgAGTAAAAACAAAAGGATCGCAGAGTGAGAGGGGGAGGTAAGGCCTCAACCCACAAAATCAGTAACCAAAAAGTACAGCCAAGAAAAAAAACCAACTACAGGAGAGATATCTCAGTCATAAACAGCGGCAAAAGAATCAAGAGCCCAACTAAGGGAGAGATCTCCCAACATAACAACATGATATTCAAAAGAGTACAGGGCCAAAACCATCCAAGGCAGATCGCAAAAAAAGAACTGATAAAGATACGAGTAGCCAAGGCAGGGACCAGATCGCAACAAAATAGGAAGGGACCGGAGCGAGTCAATGGAGGATATCATTTTGATTTTCAACCCAGGCGGTCCATCCAGTAGGACCTTCCATCCAAACCACGTCCCTTAGATCTTGACTCTGGGCCAGCATAGCGACTTGGGGGGGAGGAGCCATGCCATTATCCTAGATTTCCTTCTTCAGCTTCATTAGGGCATTGTCAAAGGAGGCGAGACTCTCAGTGCATCTCATCCACTCAAACCCGCCACGCATCTCATAAACGAACATGGTAGAAAACTCGTCCTTGAGGAATCTATACAACTTGTTTCTTTCGATGCCCATGACTATAGACACCTGCACAGCAATATTGTAAAAAGTGAGTCTTTTGAAAGTCTCAGTAAGGATCCTGGAGCGATCTTGAAATCAGTCCTCATTCCTAATCTTCCAAAGGTGCCATAAAATGTTAGCAGAGAGGATAGACCAAAGAAGATTAGTATCCTTTTTTAATCCATGAATATATCCAGTAAAGATTTCCATAGTATTAGCACTGAAAGGCACCACAAAACCGAACATAAGCCAAATTTATTTAgcaacaatgcaatcaaagaaaatatgtctaGATGTCTCAGGAACCTTGCATATAGAGAAAAGATCACAAATAGAATCATCTTTTCTTAAAGGCAGTCTGTCAATAAGAATCATCAAGGTCGGCGTACCAGAGCTGATTAATGTGGGAAAGGATGGAGTGATCACTGGACAGAACAACATAGATGTCATGGGCTTTAAGCTTATGAAGGGGAGTGCCACTAGGCCATTTGAAGAGCAGGGGTCTATCGGAGTCAAGAGAGCAGTCCTTAGGGAGATTGAGATGGGTACAGGAACATTGAAGCAACTTGTAGGTTCTTTCTAGGATTGAGGGAGGTCGAAGGTGATGTTGAGTTCTTCCCAAGAGATAAGGTCATCATTTTCCAAAATATAAATGAAGCAAGTAATCCCCTTATGCGCCCAAAGTCTAGCCGAGCATCCTCGGGTAAGAGCAAGTGGCTTGGCGGCATGAGTGAGATTCCACCATATGGACCTCTCACCATGGACCTGATTATTGGTGTAAAACTCAGTATTGATAAGGGAGCTCCTAACATGCTCCCAGGCCTTCCAAATAGATTTAAAGACAGTAGTGCCTTGCACTAAGACAGGGAATTTACCAGCCACAACGTCAGCAAAGGGGAGAGCTTTCCTTGACTTAGCAAACATCAGAACAACTCTCTCAATGTTATTTCTAATCAGAATTTTCCAAGGTCCATCTCCGTCAAGGGCATGGAAGATCCATTTGGCAGCAAGAGAGATCCCTTGAATTCTAAGGTCTTTAAGGCCAAGACCACCCAACTTTTTCTCAACATGACACCAAGCCCACTTAACAGCATGCTTATTTTTCCCCCCTTGCCATTGGACCATAGGAAGTTCCTTATAACTTTTTGTATTTCAAGAATTTGGTAATTGCTAAACATCCAGGCCGAGGAGTAATATATGTTGTAAGAGGAGAGGATCTTTTGGAAAACTTGAACCCGACCAGCGAGAGACAGGAATCTATTATTCCACTTGTTGAGATTTTTATCAATCCTCTCTTTGACCCAAATCCACTTGTCTTTGAGGGAGGGGGATATGGAAAAGTGGATGTCGAGGTATCTAACGATCTTGTTAGGACCCCCCCACTGGAAACCAAGTTGAGGGATCCAATCAGGAGGCAAGTTTTGCCATCCCAGAAGAATAGACTTGGCCTAGGAGATCTTGGCACTAGACATAGTTCCAAAGATCTTAATTTTCTGGTTAAGGGCTTCGAAATTCTACTTAGTAAGTTCGAGGAA is a genomic window of Cryptomeria japonica chromosome 7, Sugi_1.0, whole genome shotgun sequence containing:
- the LOC131051583 gene encoding glutathione S-transferase U19 gives rise to the protein MGKVKVMSTKVSPFGMSVLIGLEEKGVKYEYQEEDLMIKKSDLLLQMNPVHKKVPVLIHNGKPICESLIILQYIDEVWNFNQFLPSMPYERATARFWADFANKFYESVAPILKSKGEAQEQGKRNLLERLQLLEGALKEMSAEGSLPFFNGKDFGFLDIVFIPYASWFHVYETIGSFKIPFESEYPLLDAWVKRCIERDSVKKVLPSFDKVLEAALQLRKKVLVD